The genomic stretch CTCGAAGTGAAAGTGTGAGTGTCAGACCTACAAGTCGTAAATCAGTTAAATTTACATTAAAACTTGCTGACAGAAACAACATAGTTATCTCATGGTACTGAAGTAAGACGCAAATAAAATGTGAAACGACAGGATTGTTGATAGGCTAGACATCAGCACCAGACTGGAGAGCAGAGATAAGCTGATATAAATTCGCATGCAAGTGGTACAAAGAATTGCAGAGAATCGGAACTTAACTTGctgtgcatgtacacatacaccacaGGTATACGTTCCCACACCCACACTCATACCATTCACACGTGCACAACTGTGGTAAGAACCTAATAATTACAGTGGAAGAGAGTTTAATTCGATCTTAGCAGCACAGAgagaggacgtccgttgtccgtattgcctgtctttgtgggagggaggatagaatgtgCGAAACTGATCAGGAGAAAAGGTTTTGttcaggagtgtggacagacaagatttcagtagaGTAGTAtggggaggagccttcaaagaatccatagcatagagttgacaGCTTGTAGTTTattgtagctttaactggtagccattGAAAAAGTGGTGTGGCATGTTTACATTTGTGAGTCTGGAAAACAAGAGGCttagttctggactttctgaagctttcTGAATGAGCTGCAGACAGTCTGCAAGAAGAATGTTGCAATAGTCTAGTTcagacagaacaaatgaacagatgagaatttggtggttgagatggcaCTTCATGTTCAAagtttcaaaaacaacaaaggagaCAACAGAAAATTCTATTTTTGTGATCAAATCATTGCATGGTGATGGATATGGTCAAATGGCAGAGGTTGAATTGACTCTTGATTGTTGAATTGGTAAGCAGCTGAGTCAGCAAACGGATGAATCGACCATTGATTTTTGTACATCTTACTCTGTTCTCTctatctttcacacacagaaacacacaaaatagtTATTTTAGTTTGACACTGCAAGTATTTACAGGTCAGTATTtggttttatgaaaaatatagtAGATTCTTTATCGTACAGACTTTTTACAAAGTACATTTGTACTTCATAACATTAAtgttcaaatgtttattttacccaATTTGTGGTTATTCACAAAATAACTTTACCAGGCTATTAACTTGAATAAACTAAAGCTTGAGCATTTGGTTTATATGGGATAGGCACCAGTTTGGTTTATATAGGACAGGCGTTTGTCTGGTTTATATGGGACAAGCATTTGTCTGGTTTATAGGGGACAGGCATCTGGTTTATATGGGTCCGGTATCTGTTTGGTTTATGTGGAACAGGCAcctgtttggtttatttttcttttatggtATAAATGCCAGTCATTTGCTTGTAACCACAATAGTTTCATGAGAACAGCGGAAAGAAGactaatatttcttttcttttcaatgagCAGAGGAATTTGAttgatgaaaattattttgttattgtcaaACAGCTTGAAACTTGAAGATGAATCGAGCAGTTGTGTTGGTCGATATGGACTGCTTTTATGTGCAAGTTGAACAGCGTCTCAACCCTGACCTCAAAGGAAAGCCATGTGCAGTGGTGCAGTACAAGACATACAAGGGTGGAGGGTGAGTGAGCATTCTTTGATATGCTCTTAAACTTAATTGTGTAACATACTGTAATagcactttaaaataatttggtGATACTTAGGCAAACATCTTGTGTCAGGGATTCGTCATTAGCTGCATTTAATGTACTAAGTAAGTAGAGAAGCCCAAGAAAAACAATGTCCTGCGGATTGGTTTTCATGAAAACCTAAAAAccagtttcatttttgttttccaaattCGATATAACAAAggatagattaaaaaaaatagacaacaTTGTGTCGTTCTTACCAAGAATCAGAATACCACATTAACCTTGGCTTTTAAGAATATGCCACTTTGGAAACCAGGCAGTTGTGTTATTCAGTTGTAGTCACATTGGCATAAATAAGTTATTGCTGAGTTAATGGCACATTATTAGCATGCTTACATAATGAAAGAGGTAATATATAAGTAGCAGCATTTGTTGCTTTTTGAAGCATGCCCATGGTACTGGTATTTGGAGCATTGCTATTGATTTGAGCATAGCTATTGTGCTGGTGTTTTAAAATTGCTGTGTGATCCCTAAGAACTGTGCTTATTAAGTTCTATTATAGCCAAAGATGACTTTATTAATTATATGGTGCATTGTTGATGCTGATGtctcagtttttattatttagaggAATGGCCATTTTTAATAATATGCTTTGTGTAACTGTTCAGCATCATTGCCGTTGGCTATGAGGCGCGAGCGCTTGGTGTCACACGTAGCATGATGGGTGATGATGCAAAAAAGATCTGTCCAGACATCGTGCTAGCACGTGTACCTGAGGTCCGGGGCAAAGCAGATTTAACGAAGtgagatattaaaaaagaaaattaaatgtttggTGTGTGGTCCATCTAAACTTATTCTCCTCAGAAAGATGTATTAAAAATTGTGTTAGTGcgttttgtacattttttttcatgtttgacttAATTCCTTTGTCAGAAATCTTTACTAGGCTATGAAAAGTCATATaaataagcagaaaaatatgGAAGTTAAAAGATTGCTTGATGCTGCAATATTTAATTCATGCTGTGGCCAATTAATTTACAAGTTTAAAAAGCAAGTATATTCATGTTTTTGgctaactttttattttgcatgtggTCTGAGGAATTGTCTATTTGTTTGAAGTCTATTATTGTCTAAATGTAGTTAAGTATATGTTTATCAATCTTGTAATCAGCTCATGAAACTGCAGCAGCTCCTTAAAAACCTCCCAGTAAAATCAGCAAGTTAGGTTAACACTGACTTATTTCTGTGACAGGTATCGAGAAGCAGGGGCTGAGGTGATTGAAGTACTGAGCAACTTTTGCAATTGTGTAGAGAGGGCAAGCATTGATGAGGCCTATTTAGACCTTACAGAGGAGGCTAAAAAACTATTAACAAGTCAGACATCTGGATCCTTGACAGCTGACCAGCTATCCAACACATTTGTTGAGGGTTTTGGAGATGATGTTGAGGAGGATATGGATAGAGCCCAGCTGAATGGTGAGATTTTCGTGGACCTCTGTGCACTTGTGACAAGATCCTCTTATGATAGGATCACCTACTTTCCTCTATAATCTCCTCAGTAATATCAGCAAGAAATTATTTGaaggcaaaaattattttaaattcaataAATGTTCAGTGGTTAGAGATATGGAAATGACTATGATGACATTTATTAGATTTCAGGGACAACAAAGATTTGGTGGTGCACTGCTGAGGTGCTCTTAGATTCCACTTAGTCTCATTCAATCCGTGGTGAGAGTCTTACGATAAAGAAGCATGTTAGTGATATGTTGCTATGCTTTGAGTAACATCTGTTTATTGCTTTACTAAACACAGCAGTTTGTAAGTTTATTGCAGTGGCTAACTCAAGCaacatgttctttttcttcataaagTTTACATCACTTGCaggtaattttatttctttattttagagGAAGCAGCCAGGCACAGAAATACAGACAAATGGTTGAAACAAGCTCATGCttctaaagaaacaaacagtgGGGATGTTTTGTTGGCAGCCACTGCATTAATAGTTGAAGAGATGAGAGCTACTATTTTTAAGAACACTGGATTTCAGTGTTCTGCTGGAATTGCacataataaagtaaatttttgttgttttggtatTTGCTAGCATCAGCCATGTCATTGTCATCTGCATCTGATTTTTAGATAAGAATTTCATATGAAAATAAGTTTAATAGATGAGAATACTTGAAGACATAAAAACTCAAAGCAAGCAGGAAGAattcaatgaataaaaaagcttttgaaGCATAGATGATGCAAAGTGTAGAGATATGTATGAAATAAAGGACTAGAAACTGCTGCTAATGGTGTTTATTATAAACAGTGAGGTCAGATATGACGATATACAAGCTCGGGAAATAGTGCTTATTGCAAATAGTGAGGCCAGATAAAATGGTATACAAACTCAGAAAAGGCTGTGTGGCAATTGATGCAGTATGTTATGCACAGAAAATAGTTGGCAGTTGGTATTTTAatttatgacaatgacaactttatttgtcccagtgggcaatttgaacatgggatacaaagtaaaagttagaaataaaaataagaaacgaAGTTTGTTGCAAAGTGCAGCATTAAATTATGTCAAGAATatataactttaattttatttcaatttggGTGGAATGAATGGTACATTAGTTAGCaatcttttttaaatggtaTTTTATCATTGTGTAGCCTGTGAAGATTTCTTTGGCTATTGGTAGTAAGTTTGCCACAGATATCAAGATTTATTTCtagcatttatttcatttatttctagcAGTGTTAGGTGCTTAGAGGTGTCTTTTGTTCCTAActataaaacattgaaaatgaCTGCTGACACTGATAATCATTGTTGAGATCTTTGTGTGTCAGATGCTTGCCAAGCTTGCTTGTGGTCTACATAAGCCCAACAAACAGACCATAGTGCCTCAGGGCTCTGTGGAAAAAATCTTTATGACTCTTCCTGTAAGAAAAATGTGAGTATGCATAGAAgcataaatgctttttttttatttgttaaaagagGCTATGTTTGATGTACAAGCTAGAGACATATATTTCTGGACTAACAGCTTTCAGGAAGTTGTAGGCTATCAGGTGTTCGTGACCCATTTAACAGCATTTAGAACAACAATATCTAGAACCACAGcatgttgatatttttaatgttagtaGTGTACTTGCAACAAGTTTACTGCtgagttctttctttctttttgacttACTCTTTTGTTTGTGGCACTGGTCCCACTAGCtaagacaaagatgtagaagTCTGTTGCCTACTAAGCCTCATTAACTTGGGACTGATTACCCATAAaccttcgtcactctgattctcttaccacctttaagtcaaatcaatcaaatcaaatcagactttattatTAAGTCTATAcctaagacacatcttttcagaatgacTTCACTGTGACGCTGTCCTAACCATGAGCAtgtataatgtgtgtctgtaatttacttcgtgtatgagtaggtgtgtctgttgtagaagtgagcgtgtgcatggttgttgatgattcattctgtatattatttatgtaaagctctCTGAGCATATCTTTAGAAAAGCACGATGTATTTCCCCATTATTATTGTGACAAAATTCACTGACCTTGACTTCTCACAGTTTTGCCCAAATCCAAAAGCAAAACAGGctctaaagcaggggtgggcaaagtacggcctGCGAATGTCTTTGGACCAGCTAGTCTGCCAAATGTGAAGTCCacttgttttcgtttttattcacactactttaatttgtttgaagtataatttatcaagtacaacggTGTTAGAAATCAccagtccgtaacattctaatgCAGACCaggtacaaagataacaacacggctgacatgtctgatggagtcgttagagaaCATTGAgggggcggctgccttcaaaggaaaggttgttttaaagttttgtgaGAGAATtgaaacagcttcactttacacaattagcgaatgtactcatttgttgtccattccattatcactaggtgttgtgtagtcacgtggcctgtgttttggtattttactGGCCACCACATAGCTTAGAATTCTGACACCGGCCCGCAAACAAAAatctttgcccacccctgatctaaagCTTGAGCTTTTTTATCTTCATGGAAACAAAAGCTTGCATTATTTGCACTTCCTCTTCATTTAGATTGTGAAGTTGGAAATATATTTGACCTATGGCCTCTTTCACACATAGACAACCATGATGTAAGTAGAAGATGAATGGAGATTCAAGCATTTTACTTGTAAAACATTTGAACTTAATAAAGGTGGGAAAATTGTGCAGATCTGACACCATGATGACgttttgtgtaaaacaaaattctgcTTACAGTCTTGTTGCACATTCTTTCTAAATATTATGTCTATCTTCAACAGTCGTAGTCTGGGTGGAAAGCTAGGTGCATCCCTGACAGAGGAACTACAGGTACAGAACATGGGAGACCTGTGTCAATTTTCACTACAGCAATTGCAAACCTGCTATGGGAGTAAGACTGGGTATGTTCATGACTTATCAACTATTGTAATGTTTTTCTTGCCAGTCACAGTAATGTTTCTCACTTAGTTTTTAAATTTGGACTAAATTGACTACAGTGTGAAAACATCATCTTGCTTCAGTTGTAGAGTTTTCTCAGGACAACGTTTTGTAGTTAAAGGTGTGTTATTGTGCTCATGCATGTTGTTATAGAACAACGGATCTAGACAGTGGAGATGCTTACCTATTTCTATGGTAGCCTTGAATACGTTGTACAGACTTTCAGAAAACCTTGTATGATTTCTTGAAACCTGTCCAATATCCTGCTGCAGCCATCCATGCTGTATAAGACCAATTTGAGTGCAAAATTCTTTCAAAGGATTGGGTTCACCTTATAAAATACTCATTCCCAAAATCTGAATGAACAAATCACTTGTGGTTGTGGAATGCTAGTCTTCAAACTTGAGCACTGTTACGTTTTGGATATCAATCTCTGTAGGCTTTGGTTATCAGTCTGTAGGGTTTTGAGATTAATTTGAAGGTTTTGTATATCAGTCTCTGCTGGCTTTTATTTAGTCTGTTGGAATTTTGTGATAGCAAGCAGAAACACTATGTTaccaaatttttttcaacagacTGTGGCTGCATCAAGCCTGCCGAGGGTTTGATTATGAGTCAGTGTCGGCCCGACAGCTGCCCAAGTCTATTGGCTGCAGCAAGAGGTTCCTGGGCAAGGAGCGATTGGATAAAAAAGAGAAGGTTGTGAGAAGTTTTAGAATTATCTGGGTCCCAAGCAGAAGGAAGATAGCATGTGACACAAGGAAGATTTAAAAGGCAATTAAAATATGGTAGTTTGgttttgtataattttgtttaagtaAAGCAGTAATTCCTTGTGTAGCAAGGGGAACAGTAAAGTTCCTTTgctatttaatgttttatcttGATGTGTTGCTTCTTCACATGGAGAGAATGGTTTTGTGTAATGAAGCTTTGTGTTATATGTATGCAGGTTCTTTACTGGATTGGACAGCTGGCAAAAGAGGTGTCTGAACGTCTCATAAAGGATCAGGAGATTGTGAGTGAAGGCTGCCAAGTCTATGTGCATAAATGTGCATGCAGTACATACCTTTACTTATAACACATCAACACCAAGCACTCCTTCCCATGCTCCATCAACACTTTCTGACATCAAAATAACCAAGTTGAGCTTTTTTGTCGCTTTGGCATCgacatttatcttttattagcttcctttttttatgtCATCCATCAGGCTTGGTTTTTCTTACACAGAACAAAAGGACTGCCAAAAGTATGTGCGTGTCTTACCAATACTGTGCTAAGCCAACATCTGTGACTGGCAGTCGAGCATGTGCGTTGGTGTCATATGACCACAAGAAGATGACAGATGCAGCTTTTGGCTTGCTGCAAAAATTCAATACCTGTGGTGCATGCAAGGATAGTTGGTGAgtagtttctgtttgtgtcaAATGAGAAGTGTTAGTTGCCAGTGCTGTGACTGTCTTATTACAGTATTTAGAAATATTAGTGATGAGAGTACAGGTGATTTGCAGTGTGCACAAGGGATGTCAAACTTTTCttataagtaatatttttcaaatttaacacgcagttttttttttatagcaccGTCACTCACATCACATGTTTTCATGCTGGCTGTCAATCAACTGTTCGCATATTGTGCaagcattttaaattttgttgcagAAGATATATCACACACTGAGTTCTGTCTCATTCTGTTGAACTGCATGCATTCTTATCTAGACACTTATATAACATTTTGATACTTTAACACAGATACAAGGCAAATGCTAAATATAAAACTTGTCAATGAGAGGACAAATAGACTGACAGTAACAAACGGGTGCCCACTTCTTTCTAGAATCATATTTTCTGTCAGTGCTGATGTACCACAAGGAAGTGCTCACTGTTAGAAAGCCTAAGATGGTTCAGATCCTACTTCTGTAAGGCAACTAATAGAAATAGAAGTAGTAAAAAATGCAGTATTTTGGCAAGAcatatgttttactttttacaagttttgttttttattgaaatttttttacagaaaagtgtaaaacacattattttaaatttgcttaatttcaaatttaaacatgcataaaataaCAGTCGACTGTACTTAAGATAAATTTAGACAATTATTGTTCTGGATTTTGTGTGTAGGATCATTCCAGAAGCAGCAGGCCTAGTGCCAAATCCAGTCGGACCCTCCCTAAGTCAAACTGAAAGGGattccctcctccccatcccctcaaaaaaaaaaatcatcaactTATGGAATTTTCGATTTAGGAAAAatgcatagggctgcaacaacaccttgccagcagacctggttttgggcagcccccttcagatGGGCCCATGTgattccgatgtcctttgcctcgctctctgctgttcttttccaagtctgctttggtctcccaagtgtcctcttcccctgagggttccagccaagtataataataattaaaaaatgcaaaatttgtaaagcacatacactgataaggagtatgctcttcgaaacatggacagcatacgagagacatgaaaacaaataaataacatatgaactataaaagaataaacaactaaacgaagaataaaatgaaatagagTAAACACAAAGacgaaccaaataacaaaaacaagaagttaGAGTAACATGATATAGCATAAGGAAGGGTGTGACGAAGGACTaccattatgggaaaggttgttaggagtaatgtttacggaagaggtgtgttttcagtgcacgcaTTTAGAGGATTCAGTAGTGGCTAGGTGGCGGATGAGGAGCGGAGTtatctagctgggatgtaagggaaaagcagttcagagaaataatcagggcaggtacCAGCAAAGAAATGTATATAGAAAAGTATGTAGTATCGAACAGTGCAGTGAAACATATtacctttaaagaaaaaaagtcttaacTTTATTTGGCATCAGTGTGCCGATACATCTTGCTTGACAATCTCTTCAATGGactaaaacacattttcctcAAGATCTGGTGTACATTGCAAACATCTGTGCCTTGCTTTTTTTCAACTGGGGACAGGTTGAGTATCTATGTTGTTGcatcttcttcctcatcccCACTCTTAAtcgttttttttccttgtttgctATCTCAGCAATTATGTCAGCGTTTTAGTTCTTCACATTCACCTCGCTGTCAGCTTTGAGAAAGTCTTGAAAGAACACTTCCTTTTTAGGGCCAGTAGCTGTCAGAACCATGGACCATTCTTCGGGACTTGGAAGTGCATAGTCTGTTTCCA from Pomacea canaliculata isolate SZHN2017 linkage group LG8, ASM307304v1, whole genome shotgun sequence encodes the following:
- the LOC112570242 gene encoding DNA polymerase eta-like; protein product: MNRAVVLVDMDCFYVQVEQRLNPDLKGKPCAVVQYKTYKGGGIIAVGYEARALGVTRSMMGDDAKKICPDIVLARVPEVRGKADLTKYREAGAEVIEVLSNFCNCVERASIDEAYLDLTEEAKKLLTSQTSGSLTADQLSNTFVEGFGDDVEEDMDRAQLNEEAARHRNTDKWLKQAHASKETNSGDVLLAATALIVEEMRATIFKNTGFQCSAGIAHNKMLAKLACGLHKPNKQTIVPQGSVEKIFMTLPVRKIRSLGGKLGASLTEELQVQNMGDLCQFSLQQLQTCYGSKTGLWLHQACRGFDYESVSARQLPKSIGCSKRFLGKERLDKKEKVLYWIGQLAKEVSERLIKDQEINKRTAKSMCVSYQYCAKPTSVTGSRACALVSYDHKKMTDAAFGLLQKFNTCGACKDSWSPSITVLGLSATKFEEEQSATHQDIATLFASAAVQGGSYSEKPNSSFRNQQPFENDHMLNATTGSGTLSKSSAAMAEKRGMPSEVHPHASCQPQSTTRCVATSPRVTHKQTLEAVNLVPKTIKMPAKLTGFFASKLAKIAAATTTNTEFLPLVDDKKADKEMAAVENETRKLDSPKDDFAAAPFVCSSAFDRQNAFDEHSKDELNFFSSDKNTSKSQINHIFAEKAEGRLCLLSDYGGECNAIDRQGQTLNLGGHREKTNTNKTDSSHEETSLKLPDDGETSPRDPAASFTGIDCNTDSMVCDKCGKIFTVWEMPEHSDYHFALELQNSSEHVVTHQSAMVSSNIVKPAKMGVKRKGIGGRKPGQKVN